The nucleotide sequence GTGCGCATGGCGCCAACGCCAAGTACAAGATCAGCGGCCAGGAGTTCTTCCTGCAGGGTCATTTCAAGGACAACCCGGTGTTGCCGGCCTCCATCATGCTGGAGGCGTTGGGCCAGCTGGCCGTGCTGTTCCTCCTGGAGGGGCAGGTGGGCGAGGGCGGCAAGACCGTCGATCACCGCACCATTTTCTTCACCTCCTGCGAGGGGGTGCGTTGCCACCGCATCTGCCGGCCGGGCGATGTGCTCAGTCTTTCGATCAAGCCCAAGCGGCTCAAGTCCCCCCTGGCCACGTTTGAGGGCCAGATCCGGGTCGGACAGGAGAAGGCCGCGATCGCCGAGGAAATCACGCTGACGTTCGCGTATGCCGAGGAAGTCGCCCAGCCGACCATCCCGCAGGTTTCCGTGGCGCCCGCCGAGCAGCCCGTGGCGGTCAGTCCGGTCAAGCCGAAGGCCAAGACCGCGGCCAGCGCCTGAGTGGCCCGGTGATTGACCCCCGGCGCAAAACGCGCCTTGCTCGACGCTGTCGTGTCCGTGCGATTCCGCGCGGAGGCGCAGCCTGACCCTCATGCGGAAAGTATACATCACCGGCGTCGGATTCATCACCAGTATCGGCAACGATGCCGCCACCGTGGCCGAAAGCCTGCGGGAACTGCGGCATGGAATCGTGCAATACCCGCCCTTCCAGAAGCCGGACATCCCGGTCAAGGTGGCGGCCCCGATCCGGGATTTCCAGACCGACACGACCGACCAGGAGGACTGGGTTTTCCCCGCCCGCTACCGCATCAAGCGCGAACTGCTGCGCGGCATGGCGCCCCACGGGGTTTACGCCTACTGCGCCATGCAGCAGGCCGTCGAGGATGCGAAGCTGACCGAGGCGGACATCTCCAATCCCGGTACCGGGCTTTACGCCGCCTCCGCCGGTTCACCCTTCCTGCTCGGCCACCACCTGGAGCGCATGCGCAAGGTGGGCGTGATGCGCTGCCCGCCCCTCGGCGTGGTCGCCTCGATCTCCGGCACGATCAATTTCAACCTCGTCTCGCACTTTCGCATCAAAGGCGCCTCGACGGGTTTCTCGTCGGCCTGCGCCTCGTCGGCGCACGCACTCGGTTTTGCCTATGACGAGATCGCGCTCGGCCGGCAGCAGCGCATGTTCGTGGTCGGGGCCGAGGATGGCAACGTCGAGAGCATCCTGCCCTTCGCGGGCATGCGCGCGCTATCGCTGCAGAGCGATCCCTCCGTGGCGTCGCGGCCCTTTGACGTGGCGCGGGATGGTTTTGTCGGCACCGGCGGCGCCACTGTGCTGGTGATGGAAAGCGAGGAGGAGGTGAACCGGCGCGGCGTTACCCCTTACGGCGAGGTGGCCGGCTGGGGGCAGGCCTCGGATGGCCACAATGTCGCGATCTCCCATCCCGAGGGCGAGGGCCTGCGCCTCGCCATCGAGAACGCCCTGAAATATGCCGAGGTCGCACCGGACGAGGTGGACTACGTGAACGCCCACGCGACCTCGACGCCGATTGGCGACATTTCGGAGACGAAGGCGCTCAAGGCCATCTTCAAGGGCAATCCCTCGCGACCGGCGGTCAGCAGCACCAAGGCCCTGACCGGCCACGGGCTGTCGCTGGCCGGCGCGATGGAAGCCGGATTC is from Lacunisphaera limnophila and encodes:
- a CDS encoding phosphopantetheine-binding protein: MEPDLRAKLKDADDDLRIIEDLGIDSLTMMEIVVLVEDVLQMTINNEELRHLRTVGDVKTFIEYKVRGLPLPKPTKFIPIEQIVSVMPIQPPFLFLGEASVSAHGANAKYKISGQEFFLQGHFKDNPVLPASIMLEALGQLAVLFLLEGQVGEGGKTVDHRTIFFTSCEGVRCHRICRPGDVLSLSIKPKRLKSPLATFEGQIRVGQEKAAIAEEITLTFAYAEEVAQPTIPQVSVAPAEQPVAVSPVKPKAKTAASA
- a CDS encoding beta-ketoacyl-[acyl-carrier-protein] synthase family protein, with the translated sequence MRKVYITGVGFITSIGNDAATVAESLRELRHGIVQYPPFQKPDIPVKVAAPIRDFQTDTTDQEDWVFPARYRIKRELLRGMAPHGVYAYCAMQQAVEDAKLTEADISNPGTGLYAASAGSPFLLGHHLERMRKVGVMRCPPLGVVASISGTINFNLVSHFRIKGASTGFSSACASSAHALGFAYDEIALGRQQRMFVVGAEDGNVESILPFAGMRALSLQSDPSVASRPFDVARDGFVGTGGATVLVMESEEEVNRRGVTPYGEVAGWGQASDGHNVAISHPEGEGLRLAIENALKYAEVAPDEVDYVNAHATSTPIGDISETKALKAIFKGNPSRPAVSSTKALTGHGLSLAGAMEAGFCALAMKEGFIPGSAHITNLDPACAGLNIIRATLPQRPNVVMSNSSGFGGANVCLVFRAV